tcattagtttttaaaccaatttcagcatgtttatcagccgcgatcggacacttcgttcggatggcaattatatactgaaaatcggaaaagtaacaggagcgaaggatacgcgtggaggtaacatttcattagtttttaaaccaattccagcatgtttatcaaccgcgatcggacacttcgttcggatggcaattatatactgaaaatcggaaaagtaacaggagcgaaggatacgcatggaggtaacatttcattagtttttcaaccaattctagcatgtttatcaaccgcgatcggacgcttctttcggacggaaattttatcgtgaaaatcggaaaagtaacaggagcgaaggatacgcatggaggtaacatttcattagtttttcaaccaattctagcatgtttatcagccgtgatcggacgcttctttcggacggaaaatttatcctgaaaatcggaaaagtaacaggagcgaaggatacgcgtggaggtaacatttcattagttattaaaccaatttcagcatgtttatcagccatgatcggacacttctttcggacggaaaatttatcctgaaaatcggaaaagtaacaggagcgaaggatacgcgtggaggtaacatttcattagttattaaaccaatttcagcatgtttatcagccgtgatcggacgcttctttcggacggaaattttatcgtgaaaatcggaaaagtaacaggagcgaaggatacgcatggaggtaacatttcattagtttttcaaccaatttcagcatgtttatcagccgtgatcggacgcttctttcggacggaaattttatcctggaaatcggaaaagtaacaggagcgaaggatacgcgtggaggtaacatttcattagtttttcaaccaattcaagcatgtttatcagccgcgatcggacacttcgttcggatggcaattatatactgaaaatcggaaaagtaacaggagcgaaggatacgcgtggaggtaacatttcattagttattaaaccaatttcagcatgtttatcagccgcgatcggacacttcgttcggatggcaattatatactgaaaatcggaaaagtaacaggagcgaaggatacgcgtggaggtaacatttcattagtttttaaaccaattccagcatgtttatcaaccgcgatcggacacttcgttcggatggcaattatatactgaaaatcggaaaagtaacaggagcgaaggatacgcatggaggtaacatttcattagtttttcaaccaattctagcatgtttatcagccgtgatcggacgcttctttcggacggaaattttatcgtgaaaatcggagaagtaacaggagcgaaggatacgcgtggaggtaacatttcattagtttttaaaccaatttcagcatgtttatcagccgcgatcggacacttcgttcggatggcaattatatactgaaaatcggaaaagtaacaggagcgaaggatacgcatggaggtaacatttcattagtttttcaaccaattctagcatgtttatcagccgtgatcggacgcttctttcggacggaaattttatcgtgaaaatcggaaaagtaacaggagcgaaggatacgcgtggaggtaacatttcattagtttttaaaccaattcaagcatgtttatcagccgcgatcggacacttcgttcggatggcaattatatactgaaaatcggaaaagtaacaggagcgaaggatacgcgtggaggtaacatttcattagtttttcaaccaatttcagcatgtttatcagccgtgatcggacgcttctttcggacggaaattttatcgtgaaaatcgaaaaagtaacaggagcgaaggatacgcgtggaggtaacatttcattagtttttcaaccaatttcagcatgtttagcagccgtgatcggacgcttctttcggatggcaattatatactgaaaatcggaaaagtaacaggagcgaaggatacgcgtggaggtaacatttcattagtttttcaaccaatttcagcatgtttatcagccgtgatcggacgcttctttcggacggaaattttatcctgaaaatcggaaaagtaacaggagcgaaggatacgcgtggaggtaacatttcattagttattaaaccaatttcagcatgtttatcagccgtgatcggacgcttctttcggacggaaattttatcctgaaaatcggaaaagtaacaggagcgaaggatacgcgtggaggtaacatttcattagtttttaaaccaattccagcatgtttatcagccgtgatcggacacttcgttcggatggcaattatatactgaaaatcggaaaagtaacaggagcgaaggatacgcgtggaggtaacatttcattagttattaaaccaatttcagcatgtttatcagccgtgatcggacgcttctttcggacggaaattttatcctgaaaatcggaaaagtaacaagagcgaagaacacgcgtggaggtaacgtTTCAagagtttttcaaccaatttcagcatgtttatcagccgtgatcggacactactttcggacggaaattttatcgtgaaaatcggaaaagtaacaggagcgaaggatacgcgtggaggtaacatttcattagtttttcaaccaatttcagcatgtttatcagccgtgatcggacactactttcggacggaaattttatcgtgaaaatcggaaaagtaacaggagcgaaggatacgcgtggaggtaacatttcattagtttttcaaccaatttcagcatgtttatcagccgtgatcggacgcttctttcggacggaaattttatcgtgaaaatcgaaaaagtaacaggagcgaaggatacgcgtggaggtaacatttcattagtttttcaaccaatttcagcatgtttagcagccgtgatcggacgcttctttcggatggcaattatatactgaaaatcggaaaagtaacaggagcgaaggatacgcgtggaggtaacatttcattagtttttcaaccaatttcagcatgtttatcagccgtgatcggacgcttctttcggacggaaattttatcctgaaaatcggaaaagtaacaggagcgaaggatacgcgtggaggtaacatttcattagttattaaaccaatttcagcatgtttatcagccgtgatcggacgcttctttcggacggaaattttatcgtgaaaatcggaaaagtaacaggagcgaaggatacgcgtggaggtaacatttcattagtttttaaaccaattccagcatgtttatcagccgtgatcggacacttcgttcggatggcaattatatactgaaaatcggaaaagtaacaggagcgaaggatacgcgtggaggtaacatttcattagttattaaaccaatttcagcatgtttatcagccgtgatcggacactactttcggacggaaattttatcgtgaaaatcggaaaagtaacaagagcgaagaacacgcgtggaggtaacgtTTCAagagtttttcaaccaatttcagcatgtttatcagccgtgatcggacactactttcggacggaaattttatcgtgaaaatcggaaaagtaacaggagcgaaggatacgcgtggaggtaacatttcattagtttttaaaccaattcaagcatgtttatcagccgtgatcggacactactttcggacggaaattttatcgtgaaaatcggaaaagtaacaggagcgaaggatacgcgtggaggtaacatttcattagtttttcaaccaatttcagcatgtttatcagccgtgatcggacactactttcggacggaaattttatcgtgaaaatcggaaaagtaacaggagcgaaggatacgcgtggaggtaacatttcaatagtttttcaaccaatttcagcatgtttatcagccgtgatcggacacttcgtgcgaatggcaattatatactgaaaatcggaaaagtaacaggagcgaaggatacgcgtggaggtaacatttcattagtttttcaaccaatttcagcatgtttagcagccgtgatcggacgcttctttcggacggaaattttatcgtgaaaatcggaaaagtaacaggagcgaaggatacgcgtggaggtaacatttcattagtttttcaaccaatttcagcatgtttatcagccgtgatcggacactactttcggacggaaattttatcgtgaaaatcggaaaagtaacaggagcgaaggatacgcgtggaggtaacatttcattagttattaaaccaatttcagcatgtttatcagccatgatcggacactactttcggacggaaattttatcgtgaaaatcggaaaagtaacaggagcgaaggatacgcgtggaggtaacatttcattagtttttcaaccaatttcagcatgtttatcagccgtgatcggacactactttcggacggaaattttatcgtgaaaatcggaaaagtaacaggagcgaaggatacgcgtggaggtaacatttcattagtttttcaaccaatttcagcatgtttatcagccgtgatcggacgcttctttcggacggaaattttatcgtgaaaatcggaaaagtaacaggagcgaaggatacgcgtggaggtaacatttcaatagtttttcaaccaatttcagcatgtttatcagccgtgatcggacgcttctttcggacggaaattttatcgtgaaaatcggaaaagtaacaggagcgaaggatacgcgtggaggtaacatttcaatagtttttcaaccaatttcagcatgtttatcagccgtgatcggacacttcgtgcgaatggcaattatatactgaaaatcggaaaagtaacaggagcgaaggatacgcgtggaggtaacatttcattagtttttcaaccaatttcagcatgtttagcagccgtgatcggacgcttctttcggacggaaattttatcgtgaaaatcggaaaagtaacaggagcgaaggatacgcgtggaggtaacatttcattagtttttcaaccaatttcagcatgtttatcagccgtgatcggacctTATTTTTGTCGAAAAATACCACATAATTCATGGGGTGTTGCAGCACCAAACAAGAGCGTTTTTGGCATAAGACATTAGATATAAGCATTCCATGCTTTATAATTAGtcataaaaaccaaaaatgcGAGTTTTCAAAGTGATAAAAGATCGAATACTTTAGGCCTCCACCTGTACTAGTCCCCATACAATACAAGAAACGTCACCATTTGACAGTGAGAAGTAAATACTTACAGGACCTTCGATAAAAAACTTGAAGTTCCGGCTGCAAAAAGAATGAATAAAGCTCGAACGAAGAAAACTCGAGTTATTAAAGTACCTTAAAGATCCCACAAATGGCTAGCGATTGAACGATCTCACATCTCAAAATAGATCACTCTCCTTAAACAAAATGATATGAATAACAAAAACGTTACAGCAATCCACACAAAGTTTCTTTTTCACAGGAGtacccctgttttttttgtaataccTTATTACCATCACGAAAAATAATTCGCCAAACTGTCGCTTTGATTTAACGGTCATaaattttacctttttaaaatTTACCCATAAATAACGCTAGCCGTATTGACGTCGTATTGATGGGGGAACATATCAGCAATCGCCAGACGCCGTGATGCTATGAAAACATGTGAACGGGAGCATTAGCTACGGAGCATAAATTACCGTCCGCGTACCGTACCGTATTGGTCTCCTGTTTATATCGCGCGCACACAGAAAACGCTGCAAACGCAGGATTAAATGCGTGCAGTTGCGTCGTAACGTGAGCCGCACTGTCTGGGCGGTGCAACCAACGGATGCACGGCAAGATACAGGTTGATGTAAAAATAGATCGACGCTCATTCATTCGCACCTTCCGCGGTGGTGCCCCCCCGTGTGGTGCTACCATAATCCATAATTTACGTGCTTAGAAACGGACCAACGGTCCCCTGGCCAGGACCCAGGACCGGGCGTAATTCAATGCCGCGGCATTAAGTAGCCCGGATTTATGATCGGCCATTTGTTTAGGTtggccacacttcaaacaaattttccaaacaaGTGTGCACGGTGGAGATATCAACAGAGCAATGGTGAGCCGCGGGGGCAGAAGAAGTGTCGGATTATATGGGAGGAGTGTGGTGAAGAGATCcacatgaacaaaaaaaaaacacatacacacatccaATCGGAGTGTCCGCATGGTCCCGGAGACTTGATGCCGAtagatgaatgaaaaataggCAATACGGAAGGAGGTTCGCAAATTGCAAGCCCATTGACGCGTGACTGTTAAGTTGGGTACGGCTGGACCCTTGGTCGGTTCGGACCATATGCGGGAACAAAAGTCTGCCCCGGGACGGGGTGTTGGTTTGTTGGGGCATTAGCTTCCGGATCGTGTTCGGCGTGTCCGATTCAGCGTTTGCCAAGCGTTCGCCAGCGTTGGACGATTGGTGCTGCTGGAGTGATTTGTTTGCTCAGGACCGTACTTTCCATCCGCAAACCATTCCCATTCTCGTGCGATACGTCAGCGCAACTCCTATTCTGCACATGCCGATGGTAGGCGCGCGCCACAGCCGGCGGCATAATTTTACAATCTGATAATTTTACCCTTCGGACGGGTTTAATTtcatgaataaatttaaaactgtTGACGCTATTTCCAAGCCCTAATGCTGCTATACAAGAGCCCttattaaaaaatgttttaaaaacagGTACAGTGCTATCGTTTCCGATTCCTTCTTTTAGTAGTTCGGTACTTTTTGCTTCCCCCACCCCCATTAGGCACTTGACCTTTGCTAAAGCTGCCTATTGCTATCAGCTGATCGCTCCATCGGTGCAAACGCACCCGGGGGCTCACACGGGTGTGCTATCGGACGTCTAAGATCAAGACCACGCGCCCTGACGCGGGTCAGGTAATTAATCCTTCCATCGGTCCCACGAACACGACCTGGCGCATTGCGTGATTGCGTGACGCTTGCTACACACTTTTTGGCCAGCGAAACATTTGTGCCCAACAGGGGGAAGAACCTTCGGACTGATTAGTTTTCCAACGAACTTCGAAAGTGCGCACCCGGAACCGCACCGCAAAGACCGTGTAGGGtaatttacataaatttaGGCGTTACATCCATCATGTCAACAGGCGTATTCCCGGGGGTTACCTGGGAATTGCTGGTGCTCCAATTATTTCACTTTTGTTAATTGCTCAACCTCCAACTGGACCTTCGCTTCGTTTTTCGGACACTCAATTTGAGCCGCTTTATCCACAAATGAGATCGTGCAACGTTGCACGTTGCACTGGATGTTGCGCTCTTCCCGGTGCCGTGTTTAGTCACCGCTCGTCGGCGTTCCGCTTATCAACTAAACCGCAAGCATTATCTACGTCCGACGCTTGTTGCGAAAGTGACAAACTCACACCGATAAACACAAGCTGTTGGAAttcggcaacaacaaaaaaaaaacctgacgGATGATTCGCTGgtgtgtttcgcttttttgctGAAAAGCTGTTGGATGGCACATTGATTTATTCAACGGGAAATTTTGGAGATGAGCTTATGCACTGAACGCTAAACGCTAAACCCGTTGTGCCAAAGAACTGTGGATCACACTTTCTTAGTCTAATCACATATCACAGCGTTTACCCTTGCGGATGTGTCATGTAAGACATTGTTGCCAGTCTTAATACACCCAGGTGGATTCCTTCTCCTCGCGGAAGCCGTCAGGCATTAGGGCGTTTAGTATGAGACCTCTTGACGTTGTCGTGCTGTCGTCGTCCGAGTCCCGGTTGTGGAAGACGCCGAAATAGACGCCGAGCCCAATCGCCAGACAGATGATGACCACCACAAACACCATACAGCACAGCGTCTGGAGGGCACAGGTACAGCAACTGTAGAATTGGaagagataaagaaaaaggtaTTAGTAAGGTGAGATGACACGCACTAGTCGAATATGGTTCTACCAGCAAGCTATCCGCTTGGTACAATCGCAACAACATCGAAGTATGCCACACATTGTAAGGCTCTGTTATTGACACAACTGGACGCTATCGTAGACGAACCGGTACTGAGCACGAAGTCTTACGCCGGAGCAACGATGTAATATAACAATCACCTGTTATCGGATATAAACAGAGGTGTGAGGTGTCCGCAGGTTATCGCTTTACCTTAGATATTCAAACTAAGCACCGGAGCTGACGCGGATGCCCCTGACACACACCTTCGTGTGAAGGAATGTACGAAGACACCTCCAGATTAGGAAGGGCACTGGGATACCGGAACTGATAATACCTGCCAAACAATCGATActggtgtatgtgtgatgaTACGGAAACAATCCCCCAATGGGTTTGTCCCAATTTGTTGTGATTGTGTGATAAGCGGATGACTAAACCCCGTAGTAAATAATTTACTCGCTCTTATCACCAGAAGACACCTCAGGATACTTCCGTCGTTACTCACTAGCAAACTGTCTGCAGAATACTTTTCACAAAGAACCAAATGGTCtttataaaacaacacattttggAGAATTATTCGTGAAATGGCGCGGACACTGCGTAGGAGTTGAGGTTTGTTCGGAACAGTCACGGCTTACTGTGCGGCATGTTTCTTCGGTAGCGTTTTTCGGCAGAGTTGCTCTTGTTACCATGTCAACTTACCAGCAGGCAATCGATGCAGCACAATCGCAGCAGCACCCGATCAAGGAGCACATGATGTTCTATATATACCTGGGGGTTTACTTGGTTTAGAGACTCTCACGAAGTAGCGTTCGATTGTTAACAGAAGCCGCGAGTTGGTAACCTGCCTTACGGGTGTAAGCTAGTACGGTACTGATAATAAGGCAATCTAACGTCCCGATGTAAACTAGACGAATGGAGAGCTACGACATATCGTCTATGTTCTTCTATCTGCTGGGAAAAGAGTGATGCCTTGCTAAATCACACTCACTCCAGTTGGGTTTACCGGCCCGTCCTATCTGAAGTGCTTCACAATTCTGGTGCTGTTTGTCTACTGGTTCACCTGTATCTTGGAAGGCAAATAAAGCTGTTTTACTATTTTGCCTTTGCCAGCTAGAGGAAGCTAGGAGATGATaagctttttttcgttttgaagAGGGTAAAAATAGTTAAACTCTCCCACAGCGAGCACCGATCGATGTGTGTCCAATTACCTACAATACACACATTGGACGATTGACGCTCAAGGCTGTGGTGATTACTTTGCTTACCCGATAACGATAAAATGGACAAGTGGCTGTAGAAGACTTCCTATGCATCAATCAATGCTGGTGACTCAGTTGAACATATTGCCGTATGATGTCATCTAATTGCACGTTTAACCAAAACATAGCCAGAATAGCTATTCAATCAGGTCTTTAATAGCAACAAGGTTATGCAAATCGGTCTCCGCGAAAGTGGCCGCCAAAGGGCATCCGGGCAACCTTCCGCCTTACGTTTTTGCACCAAATATGGTGGCCCGGGTTGCGAGGTtgagcaataaataaaagctcATCGCCTCGTGGCATCAGCAAACCCGCCGCGCTTCCTCCACCCGGTAGGTGGTAACCCCCTAATTGACGCGCGGCCATGACCATGGTCATGGTTGGAAAAATGGACCATAAATTATTGGTGCTGGGATATATAGTACGCacaccaccagcaacaccTATAGTGCCGATCAATCGAATGCGGGAAGCAGAGCGGGTCGTGCGGCATGATGAGGCACAGTTCGGGATATAAATTACACCAATTTtcatttgccatttgttcgcgCATTAAAAATCGGTTCATATGCCGGCactcaaaacaacaacaacacaaaaaaaagctttcgcGCAGTGTATTGTGCTTTTCTTTGGCCCGATGGAGACGGGTGTTGTGCTTAGAGCGAAAAGTGGGAAGCAAGCTAGCTGTTTGGCTTGTTTTGGTATGCAAAATTTGAGCAAACGGAGctacaaaaaaatgttgtgGTGCCCAGGTTAACCGTTAACTGTCACACGATTAACGCCAggcgatggttttttttttggggtcgTTGCCGCGATGCACCACAAAAACCACTGGCGCCGGGGAGGATCGATCGGAGCGAATAAGATGCGAAAGCATAAAACTACTACCAGCGCACGGTGGGACAGTGCTATGCAAATAGGCGGACATGGAAAAATATCTGCAAGGCTAGTCATATACTTCTTTAGACTTATCACGACATCTGGAGGGCTTTGCTGATAATTTGCTCTGTTCTTTATCACGAGGCTTTATAGTTTACATTTTAGTTAAAGAGTCAACTCCCTTTTCTGctctttatttattcagcaaTTAAGGTGACgttttgaaagaaaacattatcaaaattttaaaacaaatatttttttatgacaaaGGAAGtcattttcaaccaatttatCACGTTTTCTGGCTAGATTTTGTTTCACAAACTGGCTCAGATGGCGTtaacttttttaattattcgaAATATATCCATCATGTCTGAGTTActttttgaaataaaactgaGGAAAACAAATGTGTTGCATTGAATAAGAAGGCattatttataattgtttttaatttaatgcttttgaaatttttgctaTACACTAACTGTCACAGTGTCACACAATATAAATCGGGTATCTCACGGAGTATCTGTACTTTCTTAaaacgttgttgttttttttacaggtTTGTGGAATGAACATTACATATTTCATTAGTTTTCAGCTACTATTGCTcaaaattgttcaatttttgtgaaatattgtgaagaagcaaaaataacgtttgatcatacaaacacaaacatttaCTTTAACATTTTGTACTCCGTAAGAAGGTGTAGTAATTTAGATTTAGATATGATTTTTTtagcacatttttttttatattaactaACATACTTCAACGACTAAAGAAGTGGTCCAAATTTGTAAATCAATAGTTAGAGTTACTAATTATTTACTGGGGTTTTTCTTTACCGAAATTGTCCACTCGCTGTACCAGCGTGCAAACCAGCGGTATGTCGTACTTGATCGTAACGAGGGATCGCCAGGTGAAGCAGAGCGCGAACCTAAAGGGACCAACATACATTCAATGCACCGATTGTTTCAATGCCCTTCCACTACCGCTACCCCAAAAACACCCCGCACATTCCGTGGTTTTGGGTTTGCGCATCGTTTCATTTGTGGCGTTAAATTATATTGATTAACGTCGAATTGATTTGGGTTGATTTATTGGCGCAAATTACCGTGCCCGGCCGTGGGTTTTGCACACACGCTCGCTCTGTTGCCCATTTATGGAAGGCGCGCGCGAAAGAAAAACGAGAATCGgcagggaaaataaaaataaacgctTTCGGTGAGCGATCTCCTCCACTCCTGCCTGGAGTGGTTATGTGTGGTATGTTAATGTCTTCGGTCCTGACCTCTTCTGTCCAGAGTGAAAAAGGGCACGTTAGCGTGAAAATGATATCCCGATTTCGACACTTTGGGGGGGTGGGACGGAGAGGGCGATGGGCCGCGATAAAGATAACACGACAGTGCGATCGATCAAGGGCCGGTTTGAGAGTTACCCAACGgcacattaaaacaatttatcgtTATTTTTTCGCAGGCAAGACAGGCTAACAATTTCTGGTGTCTTTCAAAACGAGGAAACTTATGTTTAAattccaaaccaaaccatccCGTTGTGCAAAAACTATTCATGTCAAACAGGACCACTTTGTGGAATAAGTTAAGCGGTTGTTTAGTACTTCcgtaaagcaaaaaaggatTCGAAGGATTCGACACATCGCAAGATAATGAAGGGATTTGTTACCAGTCAAATAGAGATGTTCCAATTTCCCGCTTAACCCCTGGAACAGTGTATCACTTACGGTTGTGGGTTTCGTTTTCCAAACGTCCAAatcggaaaaaaagaaagaaactaccttttgaacaaaaaaaaaaacaagaaaataaaccTTCCAGCCAAAGCTGGTAGGTGTGAGTCGATTTCGGGAAAGATGATCTTCCTggaggtttttctttctgtgtgTTGCCCTCCATTCTaaagtccttttttttgcttgctatCCCACTCTTCCtctctttttccctttttctaaatTCTGCCCACAGTTTTCCACTCATCAATATTCGAACGGAGAGGGTTCTTCGTTCGGAAGAACACGGGCTGCGATccaataaatattcattatttatacTTTGCAGCTTTGCAACAGCTTGTACAATCACATTTTACAACTCTTTCCGATGCTGTAGCTCGTACCAGGCCAACCATGGAAAACAGGGGTTGGAGTCCGATTTTTCACCAGCATCCACAGTCCGTCAAATGGGGTCCGGCGTGGCGAAACGTAAAAAGGGTTGTCCAAACATGACCACCAGTAAGGGTATCACCACCGCACCACCGAGAGGGAGGGCGGCCAAACCCTGGGTCTTGATTTAAAATTCCAATTGCCTCTGCTTGCCGAGATCCGTCTCATTCGTCTCCCGCTACTCGTACGTACAATGCAGCACAAGTGAGGAGAAGATAGTGCGACCCATCCCGTGAGGAGGGCGAGCATTTTCTTCCACGGACAGGGACAGTGCTGTATGGTAAAATAAGCTGCTGGTACAGACGAAATGGTAGTAATCTTGGTAGCTCTCCGTTCCTTATGGTCCTTATACTCCGGACAGAACGTGAAAAAGGGCTTGCAGGACATCGTACATCGTGTAGTACCGGTGCATAAAGACAAGGATCGATGGTGAAGCTGTCCGGTTTGGcgaaaaatacataaaaaaaagggagtGGACA
The Anopheles moucheti chromosome 2, idAnoMoucSN_F20_07, whole genome shotgun sequence genome window above contains:
- the LOC128298036 gene encoding protein midgut expression 1-like isoform X1, with translation MCSLIGCCCDCAASIACCCCTCALQTLCCMVFVVVIICLAIGLGVYFGVFHNRDSDDDSTTTSRGLILNALMPDGFREEKESTWVY
- the LOC128298036 gene encoding protein midgut expression 1-like isoform X2 is translated as MCGILRCCCDCTKRIACCCCTCALQTLCCMVFVVVIICLAIGLGVYFGVFHNRDSDDDSTTTSRGLILNALMPDGFREEKESTWVY
- the LOC128298036 gene encoding protein midgut expression 1-like isoform X3; this encodes MCCFIKTIWFFVKSILQTVCYCCTCALQTLCCMVFVVVIICLAIGLGVYFGVFHNRDSDDDSTTTSRGLILNALMPDGFREEKESTWVY